From Bradyrhizobium sp. AZCC 1610:
GGTAGTTCCGGCCTTCCCTGACATGCAGAGAGGCGAAGATGATCGTCTGCGTCGCCGTAACTTCGGCGAAGAACGTGCGGGCATCCGCCTCGAAGGCGAAGGTGTCGGTGTAGGCCTCGCCGATCGAGACGTGCGTCACCTTGGCCATCTTCCGGGTGTAGGCGAGATCGTCAGGCTTGTTCGCCATGGCTCAGGTCCCGATGAACTTGCGGACGCCGGCCGCCAGTTGCGCATCGTCGGCGCCGTCAGCGATCAGCTGCTCGGCGAAGGCGTAGACCGCGGTGATCGAGGTCATGGGGATCAGCACCCCGGTGACCGCGCGCTGGATGCGGGCAGCGTCGGCCGCCTGCTGCTTCTTGGTGCGCTTCCTCACGACTGCACCTCCTCGGCCTGCTTGGCCTTCTCGATGCCAAGATCAAGGAGAGCCAGAACGCCGGGGTGGCCGGTCTCGTCGTTGCAATATGCCGAGCCATCATTGACCGCGACATAACTGTGCTTGCCGCTGGCCTCTTGGAGGACCCCGCGCAAAAACTCGGATGTCTTGAAGTAGTGCTCGTCCCGGACCCAATGGCCGAACGCATCGATGTGAACGTCGGATGCCTTGGCGATCGCGCCATCGAGGCAGAAGCAGGTGGCGTTCGGGGCGTCGAGGGTAACCGGCTCGCCGGCCGCATCCCGGGCGTGGGCGTGCTTCGTCCAGTGCGCGGGGTCGGCGATGATCGCCCTGGCGGCGATCAGGGTTTCGGATATCTTCCGCATGGCTCAAGCCTTTCCCGGTTCAGACCAGACGAGGTCGATCACGTCAGCGAGGCGCGACGAGGCGTAGCCGACCAGCTTGTCGCCGGTTGCCATGAACGGCTCGACGCCCATCTTGCGGGTGATGACGTAGGCGCGTCCGGCCTCGTTCTCGAAGGTGAATGCGTCCTCGCCCTTGCGCAGGTAGTAGTCGGCGAGTTTCATCGCGCGGTCCCGCGACTCGATCACGGCCGGGTCGATATTGTGGATCAACAGCATGGCCGCACCTCAGAACTGGTAGACGTTGTTCTGGGTGACGAGCAGTCGACGCTCGAAGTCGATCGAGCGCAGAGCAGAGGTGACGCACACCTCGCCCTTGCTGCCGCCGATCTTGTCGTGATCCTCGCCCATCACGACCAGGGCCTTGACCACGCCCGACAGCGGCATCTGATTGACCGGTGCGCCGATTGCGTCGGCGAAACCGAGTAGCTTGCAGGTGAACATACGCATGTGCGTCTCCGTTGCGGCCTCGTTTGCACTAGCTTTCATGCAAATGCAAGAGCAAATTTCGGCCATGTTTGTGTGAGAGAAAGGGAGGGTCGGAAGGCCCTGATCAGGCCCTCGATAATTCGGAAATAAATCCCGAAAAAACTGGCCGCGAGGGAATTACGATCCCGATTTCGAAGGCCGACTCGAGATCCTCGACCGTGTTCCGGACCACATCAGCCGGGATGCCACGAGACCCCAGAACGCAGGCCGCCTCGGCCAGCACCGCCGACTGGGAGGGGGTAATGCCGGACCGGCAAGAGTAGGTCTGGTACAGGTGCAAGAGACGATTGCGCATTGGTTCCTCCATGCGTGTTGAGCCCGGCAGAGCCAGGGCAGACAGATCAAATCTTCAAGAAAATCAGCGCTAAACGGGCCGCCCGGATTTCGCGGGCCGCCGGACCAACAGCACCTCAGGCATTAGCCAGAGACGTAGGTGCATAAGGGACAGAGAGAGACGGGACAGGGGATGGAGAGGGGGACAGCGTGATCCTCAGAGCCACTCCAACCAGCCGGTTTGCAGTCAGGATTTGCGAGATCCACAGCGTTTGCAGCGACAAACCGGAGAACCAGCGTTAGGTTCGTCGACCCGCCTCTTGCCTGCGCCATAAAAGCGAATTTGCATTTGCTCGCCAATCCGCTGGATTTGCACCCTTGCGACCACAACATATAGCGTGCGCAGGTGCCATATCGGTATCAGAGTGTTCAAAATCACGGCTGGACACTCCCTGCGTGACTAGATGTTGATAATTCAGCGCTCAGCGGCGCATCGGTGTGAGGCGCTCGAGCCAGTCATCGACGTAGCGATGGGCTTGGATGCCGCGTTCGTCCTTGAGGATGGCTTCGCGGAACTGGGCGTTGATCGCAGCCGTCTGGTCGAACAGCGAGGGGCGCGTCTCGATCAGCTCGCGCAGGCGTGCAGCTGCTGAGCCGATGCCGGTTCGCTTAGATGACGCCGGCATGGATGCCTCCGAGGGTCCATCCGGCATAGGCCATGGCCAGCAGGAAGGTGATGCCGATGGCGTATTCGAGCGCGCTGTCGATCTTGCGGTTCAGGATGTTCATTTGGTCCTCTCGGTCAGGCCAAAGCCGGAGACGGCGATGCGCTTGGAGAACGGGTTGATGCGGATGACGCCACGGGCACGGCCGGATGCGTCCTCGACGGTGACGGTTCGGTGCTGACGCGGATCGGGCGGAAGCTCGCAGTCCGGGCCAGATGACCGATCGGGCGTACGGCGCTTACGGGGGCGCTCGAACTTGATCGGACCGGAGGGAGCCGGCGAGTAGATCGATTTGGGCTCAGCCTTGCGCGACACCTTGACCAGGCCAGGCGTGACTGCCTTGCAGTCGGGGATGTCGAACGTGTCGTACTCGGTCAGGAAGTCGTTGAACCGGGCGTACGACTCGGCGTCCTCGTCGACCGTGACAGGCTCGACGGGCGCGGTGGTCTTGGCACGCTTGACGCGCTGCTGCTTGGCCAGCTCGACCGAGCGCAGGATGGCTGCGATGTTCTTGGACATGGGGATCTCAGGCGTATTCGAGGGAGAGGTTGCGGGCGACGACTTGGCTCCAGCAGCCGAGGCGTGCGTGTTCCTCGCGCAGGTAGCCGTGCATCTCGTCGGCATCCATGAACGCCAGCTCCTCGCGCAGGGAGAGGATGTCGTCGTCGCTGATGGCGTGGGGGATGGCGTGTTCGCGGCGCAGGTTATCGGCCACGTTGCGGCGGACCGCAGCGGTTCGGAAGGTCATGGGAAAACTCAGTGAAGAGGGGGTGGGGGTGTCGTGTGGACTGTCGAAAATTGACTAAATGAAACGTTGGATGTGCATCCGGGGCCCCGGAGAAAATCCGGGACTTGAGCACGCCAGAAGCCCCCGCCCCGTAGGGCGGAGGTTCCAGCTACTCCGTGGGTTGTGAGGGAACTTAGGCCGCGGCTTGGATCAATTCCGGAGTGGCTTCCGCGATGGCTTCCGCGTCCGCGTCCGCAAAGGCTTCCGTAACGGCGGCTTCCGTTGCAACCCGTTCCACGTAAAGCGCCTGAATGCGCTCGGCGAGGATGGCCAAATCGGTCATGGTCATATCGCCCGCCTTCTTAACGATGGCGTCAATCGGGTTGGTTTCCGGCTTTGCCTTTGGGGTTGGCGAAAGCGCGCTTTCAAGTTCCGCATACGTGGAACCGTAGGACGTGGCCACGAATTCGGCGAAATGCGCCATCTGCCCTTGTGCGTCCGCGCCAGCCTCTTTCAAGGCCTTGAGGTTCCGGAGCATGTCGGCATGGTTGGTCACAACGTCAGCCATCAGGCGGAACGATTGCGTTTTCAGCCGCGCCAGCCCGTCAATGAGCCGGGAACCTTTGGCCTTCTTGTCCACGTATTCGGCCGCCGCCTTGCGCCGCGTTTCCGGCTTCATTGCCGCGAAACCCGCAACAAGGTGTTGCGTATCGCGCCAAACCGGGTTGCCCTTGAAGGCGAATTCCTTCAGGAAGGCGCGGAACGTGGCCTTGTTGGCCTTGATACTGGTTTCGCTTTCCAGCGTTTCGCCCGTTTCCATCCGTTCCAACTGCTTTGCAGCTAGAACAAGCCCGAGTGCCACGGTAGCGTCATAGCACGCGCTATCAACGCCAGAGACGGAACGGACCGCGTTGGAAAGGGCAATCTGCCCTAGCGTCTTGGGATTGTTTGCCGGGTTGGTCATTTGCTTTCGTCCTTTCGTTTGTCCGGGTGTCCGGAGGAAAATTCAGTTTCAGACATGGCTTTCCCGTGCTCTGAAAACTACGTTTTCAAACGCGCGTGGGGCGAAACCCCTTGCCAACTCCCGCTATATGCAGGCACAAATAGACAATATCAGCCCAAATCGAATTGAGAACTATAAAAATAAGTCATTGAAAACAAAGGAGAATTTCCATTGTCTTTTGCATTCTAGATTGATCCATGCAATTGCATCGAACAACAATTCTCCTTTGCATTCAATGACTTATGACCAATGCAAACGAATGATCGAAACGCCTTTTGCAATTGGAATGTTTACGCTGTAAAGATGTGGACCAAAACAAGAACATACCTGTATTAAAATACCTGTTTTCAGTCATTCATCTAATACTTTGGTCTAGTCTATTATTTGGAAGAAAAAACTACGGCAGGTCGATTTGGAAGAAGAATTTTTTATTTGACGTAGCCCCCTCGGTCGGGCGTCACCCCAAAACTTTCTACGCCTAAAAGGCCATTTACGAGCTGGGGCGAGGGGATGCGACGATCTGATGCCCTGGATCATCAGCCGAGGGCGGGGAGGAGCTGGCGGCCTACGCCTGGCGCTCTGGAGCCCCGATCTGGCGGGCCCCTCCATGGGCTTCCCTAGCGGTTTGAGAGCCTGTGCGCATTCGTGCAAATCTGGCGGGCCGCGAGAGGGGGCGGCCCTCGGAAAAGACCCCCCTTCTCGGGAGGTTCACGGCGCGCTGGCGCGCATGACCGGCGAGGGCTTCGCCCTGGAAGAGACCAACACGGCCCGCGGCGCGGCTCCGGTCGAGGAAATCAGCCTCCAGCCCTGCAGGCACAGGCATTCAGCCCAAAACGGGCCGCCGAGGGAATCACCCCGCGTGCCGGTCGATATGCTGACTCGGAATACCTCGATGCGCACGACCCTGTCAGAAAACGCCGTAGCTTTTTGGTGACACCCCCCGGCCTGTTCCAAAGTACCCCCTTGTTCGGGTGGTCACCGGGCGGGCGTGGGTAGCGAGCGCTTCGCGCTGAATGTAGAATGCCCCATGACCCGCGAACCCAAGCTTGCCCGGTACACCATCCGCCGCGATGCCTTCGGCTGGTCAATCATCGACGCGATGACGGGACAGGTGGCCTGTCGGGACAACGTTACCCTCTCCGGCCTTAGTGCTGAGGACGCCGACGACCTCGCCGACGGCCTGTCATGGCTGGCCCGCCGGGACCAGGAGCGTCTCGACGACGGGCGTGGGTAGCGAGCGCTTCGCGCTGATAGAAGCTCCAGTCCGCGCCGGCCGCCCGAGCATGAGCGACCGGCGAGGAAGGAGGACGCCCGGTCTGGGGGCTTTGGGGGCATAGAGGCCGGGCCACCTCGTGGCATGCAGTCCAGCACGCAAACGCCAACGCCGTCTACCCGCAAACGTTCGTGCAAATCACGATGGAACGTCGTGTGAACAAACCGGGTGCGAGGCCTCAGCGCTGGTGGCCCAGGCCGATTCCGAGCTGGTGCGCCTTCGCCCGCAACGCAGGCACTGTGCGCTTCATCTGTTTGGAGATCTTGGCTATCGGCGTCTTGGCCTTCGAGTGCGCCTTCAGAGACTTGACGTCATCGCGAGTGTATTCCCGCCGGGTGACCGGCGCTTTCTTCTTCGAATTTGGCATGAGATCCCCAATGTAGAAACGATAGTCGGCTGCAACGCCATGAGGCTGTGAATTGTTCCGCGTGGCCGCGACTGGCCCCCAGTCAGCCGTGACCGATGACTGGGGCCGTCCCCGGATCGCGCCGCAGTGAGGTTTAGGATCCCCGCGGCGCCGTGGGCAATCCCCGTGCGCAGCAAACGTTCCTTGTGCAAATGTTTCCGGCGAATGCGAATTGCTGGCTTGCAAATCGTCCGCAGGGCTGGCAGGAAAACGCCACATTCATCTGAGGCTAATTCATGCGTTTGCTTTTGTTCCCCGTCCTCCTTTTGCTTGCCGGCTGCAACGGATCCGACGAACCCAAGATGGTTGCCGGTCAGATGCCGGCCTGCGACAGCAAGTTCACCCGCGAGCTGCTGGTCAACGCCATCCATCAGTCGCCGTATGGCGTAAAGGTCGTCCAAGTCGGAAGCATCGGCCCCCTGAGCGGCGACAATGCAAAGCCTCAGACACCCGAGCCGCCCGTCGAGGCGGACGGCCAGCGTTTCTGTCAGTCACACCTGTTCACGAATGCGGGCGAGGGCGACGTCTATTTTTACCTGAAGTGGATGGACGCCAAGAAGGAGAAGGTCTGGCTGCAACTCACCGTCTCGACGATCTGACGGCGGGCGTGGGGGATATCAAAATGAAATTCGCGCACGTCCTCGTGTTGCTGAGCCTTGTCGCTTTGCCGATGAATGCCGCACTCGCCCAGGGGACTCCTGACGTCAAGAGCGGCCAGGACGCATTGGCCGAGGTAAAAATGCTCAAGGACCGCGGCGGCAAACTGACCGACGCTGAAGTCGAGCGCCTGAAGGTCATCAAGAAGACGGCCGACCGAGCCTATATTGCGCGGGAGTTCATGGGGCGACACCAGGGCACGGAGGTCTGGGCCGAGGTCACCAAAATGCTCGATCTCGTGATTGCGGAGCATGCCGCCAAAGGCGGCACTGGAATCGATCCTCCGCTTCAGCCGAAGAGGGACATCGATACGCCGACGACTATTCTTCTGACATCGTTCGCGCTGGCGGATTTCTGCGCGGATCGAAGCGAGGCGTTCCAGCCGCCGGAGATCGCGAAACTGAAGGACCGGATCGCATCGATGCTAGATGAGCTCCGCGTGCCGAAGGAAAAGCGGGACACTGTCTGGCAGGCCAGTCAGAGGGGCCTGAAGGCCTCGGGCATGGAGCAACTCAAGAGCAGGGATCTCGCCGGAGAGTGCGGCAAGCACCGGGAAGCCGTGACCGCGATGTTCCCAGGAGTTCTTTCAAGCGTCGGCAAGAAAAATCCATTCTAGGCCACGACGGGCGTGGGTAGCGAGCGCTTCGCGCTGAAGAGAGCATCCGACCCGCGCCGGCACCGTACTCATACGGGGGGCGCTGAAACGAAACTGCAATAAAGCTGAGGCACTACTACCCCGCACCGGGGCAGGCGATTTCATCACGGCAGCATTATTTTTTTCGGTGGGCCGCAGGGCAATCTGCGGCCATTTTGCTTTCAGTGCGGCGCCAGCGCGGCGGCACACGACACGAGTAGCAGCGCTATCTCTCGAAATCCTGTTCATCGACCGACGATCTTTCGCTCGTCGGTCACGCGCGCCACGACATACTCTCCCCAGCCTTAATCGCATCGTCGATCTGCTCGCGCTGCTGTTCGCTCCATTCGATTGTAAAGGTGGCGCGCTCGCGAGCCATCTTTAACGCTTGGGTCAGGTCGAAGATTGCTCGCTTGTGGCGCTTTAGCTCCTCGGCCTCCGGTGTTCCGACCTTCGCGATCATAACGGCTTGACCTTCCTTCCGCGCGGACGCTGCCGATTCGACCGTCCTTGCTCATGTGACCAAGTTGAACTTACCACCGCGCGGCATCAATCGCTTCGATAGCGGCGAGCGCTTCGTGCTCTATCTCACCGTCCTTGTCACGGCCCAGAAGCAGGTTTTGGCTCCTTCAAGACGCACACAGGAGAGGTCTCCCTTCACCTCGTCAACATGGACGGTATTGCCACTGTTGAATCTGTGACAAATGCCGCCGGCGATTCCTGCTTCGCTGAGTTTACCCATCGCGTCGAGATCCTTGAGGGTCAGGTGCTCCCGCTCAAAAATCGCCTTGAAGCGAAGATAATAATCTTCCTCGCAGGCGACAAACATATCGGTCAGCGTGAGCGGCGCAGCCGCGGCTGGAAACGATAAGATACCAACGGAAACAAGTATTGCACTCAGAACAGAGGCCTTTCGCGAGTAATTCTTAGCCAATCTTCCTTCGTTTGGTGGGCGCACGATCTGTCCTTTGCTTCACATACAGCATCGCACTCAAGCCGAGCGCTTCGCGCTGAGTCAAGCGAACTGGTCGGCAACGCGGCTCGTGGCGGGGTGGCTGCGGTTCTTCACCTTGACCCAGTGGTCGCACCGGCCGGCGCGATAGGGACGCTCACGGTGCTTCGAGACCAAACCCTCGAGCCCCATCTGGCAGGCCGCCTGGAACAGATCCGGCCCGATCTCGCCCCGCTCGAACGGCGCCACGAAGATGCCCTGCGCTCGACCGCGGAGGAGCTGTGCCAGGTTGAGCTTGCGCAGATGCAGCGGCAGCTTCCGGAGGTCGTCGCCATCGAACGCTAGGATGTCGAAGGCGTAGAGCTGGACGTCCTCGTCATACTTGCGGGAGTGCAGGGCGTTGAAGTCGGATACCCCGTCGACGTTCAGCACCACGGCCTCGCCGTCGATGATGAACCGGCTCTTGCGGATCTTCAGCGCGGTCTCCGCGATCCAGGGATACCGGCTGGTCCAGTCGTGGCCGCTCTTGGAGAGCAGCCGCACGCGGTTGCCGTCGCGCTCCAGGCGCATCCGGTAGCCGTCGTATTTTACCTCGTGGATCCAATCCGGCCCGCTGGGCACAGCCTTGCCGGCGGTCGGTATGCAGAACTCAATGTGCTTGGGCATGGCCGGCAGATATGCATCGAGACCTGGAATGCGAGTCCTCAGACGAGCAGCGGAAGGGCCAGCTGCACACTCACCGCGCGCCCGGTGTGGCTCTCGATGAACTCCTGCAGCCCCTCCGAGATCTCCCGGTCTTCCAGGGCCACCCGCCGCGCCAGCGCCTCGGCGACGTCTTCGGAAGCGTCGCGCGACCAGCCTTCGGCTGGATTGAAAGCCACCACGCGCAGCGGCTGGTCGAACTGGCCGGTGAGGAGGTAATCCATGAGGGTGGAGAAGTCGGTCGCTGTCTCGTCCGTCTCGCGCCATGCGGCGCCAGAACGAAAATCTTCCAGCACGATGTAGATGTCGCGATCCAGTCGATCGGTGGGAATGATCGAGGGTGACTGACGCATACGCAACTCCGTCCGGACGGAGTCCAAGTTAGGTGATCGCCGGCCGGAATGCGAGTCAGCGCTTTCGTGTTCCGACAAAGCCATCCGGCAACTTAGGCACGTCATCAGGATCTTCGGGGTCGCTACGATTGCAGATCGGGCAGGGCGCCCCGGCGCCGCCGCAGGAGCACGCACGGTCTCCAAGCCATGGCCGGTCTGGATGGTTCTCGCAGACCCAGCGACAGCTATCGCAGCGGGCGCAGAACCTCACGTTCCCATCCCGCGGTGCGCCGCCTGGATATGCTTCGTGATCGAGGAATTGCTGATCTCCTCGCCGCAGAAGCAGCGCGAACGGCCGGTCTTGATCTGCGTCGGCAGCTTCAAGCCCTCATCGTGCATCCTATCCTTCCAGGCGTGGAAGTCGCGGGACTGGCGCCAGATCTCGTAGTGCGCCTCGGTGCGCGTGGCGGCCAGCCGCGCCCAGGCCTTCTCGAACTCCGCGCGTGCGTCGTCGAAGTCCGTTCCAGTTCCGTGGACCTGCTGGCCGGGATCGCATCCGGGATGGAAACCGCAGGACCAGCTCCACTGTGGCTCATGGAGCGGTGCGCCAGAGCGTTTGCCGATGTGACCGACACGGACGTCGCCGAAGTAGACGAACCATCCTTGGCGATCCTTGTCGGGCCGGCGGGTGAGGGCGGTCATTCCGAAACTCGTACCACCGGCAGCTGCTGCCGCTGCGACATTCTGCACCAGCGGCAATAGCTTCCGGTACCACCGGCAATGGCTGCCGGTACCACCGGCAACTGTCGCCGGTACCACCGGCAGCAGCTGCCGACTAATAGATATATAACCAACATTGAACCGATACAGAACATTCAAGTAAGCGAGCTGAGAGGCGAGGGCCGGCGGGCGCTTCGCGCCAGAGACTCACCCGACACGCCGCCGAACGCCCGGGTCTGAACCGGGCATGACTGCAAACCATGGGGAGATCCAGCCGGCCAATCTCCGCAGCCGGCCGGTCCGGGTTCCCGTTTGCATCCCCGCAAACCGTCCCTTGACAAAACCCGCCTATCCCTGTACTGGATTTGCTACGTTAGCATTCGTGCAAACGACAAGCCCCAACCCGGGGACCGGATGATCCAGTCCGGTTCCTGGCAAGGGAACTTCCTTGCCCGCACGTTTGCATGAATTCAACTCCGAGGACCGAATGACCCCTGCCCGGTACGCGATCAGCCTGATCGCCCCGCCGGCCATCTTCGGCATCGTCCTCGTCGGCTTCTACTACGTCCGGAAGGTCTTCCGCTTCGTCATCGAGAACGGCGGCGCCCGATGATGGAGGATCTCGCGTTCGTCGCGGCCCTCGGGTCGCTGACCATCAAGCTGCTGTTCCTGACCGGCGGCGCACTGGCGATCGCCGCGGCGACAATCCTGGCGCTGAACTGGATGGCAAGCGCCTCCGATCATCCGCCGTGGAATGAGCGCTGAACAAGTTTCACAGAGCCCGCAGCCTGCCTCGGCAGCTCGGGTCACCAATTGCCAAGGCCGGAGCATGAAACGCTACCTGATTGGATTTGCGCTCGCGCTTTTCGCTGAGATCGCGCTGATCACCGCGTTCGCTCCGGCCTTCTGGCTGTGGCTCTACATCGCCGCGTATTGCGCGGTGGTGCCGCGATGCATGTGAACCGGAAGGATGGGATGAGCGAAGACAAGGAGCAGACCAGACTGGTCGACCTCGCACTCGATGTCATGGAGGATGAGCTGGCCGCGTGGAAGCGGTTTGGCACTCACCAGCCGAAGACCACGCGCATCATCCGCTACGGCAACCCTTCGCCGTGCCCCGATCCGATCGGCACCGAGGCCACATCCGGTGAGACGGTCCAGTGGCTCGACGTGCCGGACAAGGACGTCAACAGCATCCTGGTCCGCTTCGCGATGGACAGGGTTGTCGCCGCGCTGCGCCGAGAGTTCGCGATATGAGCGTCGGCGTCCACTGCATTGTCGTGGGCGTCCTGCTGCTGATCGCTGCCGCTGCGTTCCGATTGATGAAGCTGGAAGAGAGCCGGGTGTCTGGCTTCGATGATGCAGATCTTGAGCTGCTCAACATGCCGGCGCACGAGCGCATCGCCAAGGATCTCGCCAAGCTCCACGGCTACCCAGAATTCATGTGGCGGCGCTTCACGCCGCTGGCTGTCACCATTCTCCTGATGCGGGGCCGGAATGCCAATTGAAGTCACTCAGATCCTGATCGCGTTTGCCGCCGGCATCGCACTGATGATCGCTGTCGCGGAGTCCGCATGACTACGATCGTCTACCGCGACGGCATCCTCGCCGCCGATACTCGGATGATCGCGGGCACCTCCATCATCGGCAACATCTGCAAGATCGTCCGTCGCGAAGACGGAGCGCTCTGCGGCGGGGCCGGCCACGCTTCCATCGTGCAGGCGTTCCAGCGCTGGTTTCTCGAAGGAGAAGAGGGCGATCCGCCGGTCGAGGAGGAGACCAAGGCGCTGGTCATCAGCCCCCGCGGAAAGGTCGAGATGTTCGAGTGCGACGGCACGATCGAGTGGCGCGCTCCGTACGTTGCGATCGGCAGCGGCAAGGAGTTCGCACTCGGCGCCATGTTCATGGGCGCCGACGCAGTGCAGGCGGTCAAGGCAGCCATGAAGTTCGACCCGTACTCGGGCGGCAAGGTGATGAAGCTGACCCATGACAAGGCCTGATCCAATCTCCACCAGCCCGCTCGCCGCGGTCGCCTTCAAGGCCATCCAGCATCTCGACAAGCTGATCGGGCCGATCGAGGCGCAGTTCTGGATGCAGACAAGCAACGAAATCCTGGCCGGCGACACGCCGGTCGCAGCCATCAAAGCGCGTCGGGCCGACGATGTCATGGCCGCGGTTCGCATCGTCGCAATGGAGAAGGGGCTCTTCGAGGAGCCGTTCCTTCCACCACACCACAGGAAGTGATCATGCCGTTTCCATTCTCCGTATTCCTTTTCAACTATGTCATCTGGCAGGCCTCGATCGAAGCGGCATTCCGCTTCACGCCGGTCGAGGCACGACAGTGAATGGCCTCAAGACTTTTGACCGCATCGCCTACGTCCTCGTGCCGTTACTGCTCGTCACTGCGCTTGCGCTTTTGATCGGCCCATCAATCGG
This genomic window contains:
- a CDS encoding DUF6197 family protein, translated to MRKISETLIAARAIIADPAHWTKHAHARDAAGEPVTLDAPNATCFCLDGAIAKASDVHIDAFGHWVRDEHYFKTSEFLRGVLQEASGKHSYVAVNDGSAYCNDETGHPGVLALLDLGIEKAKQAEEVQS
- a CDS encoding ATP-dependent DNA ligase — translated: MPKHIEFCIPTAGKAVPSGPDWIHEVKYDGYRMRLERDGNRVRLLSKSGHDWTSRYPWIAETALKIRKSRFIIDGEAVVLNVDGVSDFNALHSRKYDEDVQLYAFDILAFDGDDLRKLPLHLRKLNLAQLLRGRAQGIFVAPFERGEIGPDLFQAACQMGLEGLVSKHRERPYRAGRCDHWVKVKNRSHPATSRVADQFA